From a region of the Cyclopterus lumpus isolate fCycLum1 chromosome 5, fCycLum1.pri, whole genome shotgun sequence genome:
- the gpd1b gene encoding glycerol-3-phosphate dehydrogenase 1b — translation MAAPKKVCVIGSGNWGSAIAKIVGANAAKYDTFDSTVNMWVFEETVNGRKLTEIINTDHENLKYLPGHKLPSNVLAVPDLAESVKGADILIFVVPHQFIVRVCDTIKDHIKKDAVGMSLIKGVDAGPEGLKLISEVIRGKLGITVTVLMGANIANEVAEEKFCETTIGCRDKAFGPMLKELMQTINFRVTVVEESDVVEICGALKNIVAVGAGFCDGLGFGDNTKAAVIRLGLMEMIAFARLFCTNCQVSPATFLESCGIADLITTCYGGRNRKVGEAFAKTGKSIEQLENELLNGQKLQGPATASEVHQILKDKNMVEKFPLFTAVHQICFNGHSVTDFIKCLQNHPEHI, via the exons ATGGCAGCGCcgaagaaagtgtgtgtgatcGGCTCTGGTAACTG GGGCTCGGCCATCGCCAAGATTGTGGGCGCCAACGCGGCCAAGTATGACACGTTTGACAGCACGGTGAACATGTGGGTGTTTGAAGAGACGGTGAACGGCCGTAAACTCACAGAAATAATCAACACGGACCATGAGAACCTGAAGTACCTGCCCGGCCACAAGCTGCCCTCCAACGTG TTGGCCGTTCCAGACTTGGCCGAGTCGGTGAAAGGAGCCGACATCCTGATCTTCGTGGTGCCGCACCAGTTCATTGTGCGCGTGTGCGACACCATTAAAGACCACATCAAGAAGGATGCTGTAGGAATGTCTCTCATCAAG GGTGTGGATGCGGGTCCAGAGGGTCTGAAGCTGATCTCTGAGGTCATCCGAGGGAAGCTGGGCATCACGGTGACCGTCCTCATGGGAGCCAACATCGCCAACGAGGTCGCCGAGGAGAAGTTTTGTGAAACAACGATCG GGTGCAGAGACAAGGCATTTGGGCCCATGCTGAAGGAGCTGATGCAGACCATCAACTTCCGTGTGACGGTGGTGGAGGAGTCTGACGTGGTGGAGATCTGCGGGGCGCTCAAG AACATCGTGGCAGTGGGAGCCGGTTTCTGTGACGGCCTGGGGTTCGGTGACAACACCAAGGCGGCGGTGATTCGCCTCGGCCTGATGGAGATGATCGCCTTCGCCAGGCTCTTCTGCACAAACTGCCAAGTCTCCCCCGCCACCTTCCTGGAGAGCTGCGGCATCGCTGACCTCATCACAACCTGCTACGGCGGACGCAACCGCAAGGTCGGGGAGGCGTTCGCCAAAACAGGCAAA AGCATTGAGCAGTTAGAAAATGAGCTGTTGAACGGTCAGAAGCTTCAAGGTCCAGCGACGGCGTCCGAGGTCCATCAAATATTGAAAGATAAAAACATGGTGGAAAA GTTTCCCCTTTTCACCGCTGTTCACCAGATCTGCTTCAACGGCCACTCGGTCACAGATTTCATCAAGTGTTTGCAGAACCACCCGGAGCACATTTGA